In a genomic window of Tripterygium wilfordii isolate XIE 37 chromosome 8, ASM1340144v1, whole genome shotgun sequence:
- the LOC120004445 gene encoding uncharacterized protein LOC120004445, with protein sequence MSKKTAKDMRWHEHGRVDDGILRHPADSSAWKSFDEQHKSFSKDPTNVRLGLASDGFNPYGNMSTSYSIWPVVLVPYNLPPWLCMKQPYFMMTLLIPGRKCPENDIDVYLQPLIKELLELWEVGVHTYDAYAQQNFQLRTAVIWTINDFSAYGNLYGWVTKGKLACPCFHKDTSYLSIRSKLCYMGHRRFLPIDHPWRRNKGSFNGEIEDQLAPQMLTGDGVLDQLRFFKGVIFGKGRKRKRTDYDNVYNWKKKSIFFQLPYWKTLQLRHNLDVMHIERNVSDNVLGTLMNMAGKTKDTIKSRYDLVDMGLRETLHPRVEGNKIILPAACYALPPRAKIKFCNFLANLRVPDGFSSNISRCVNVGEKKIHGLKCHDHHVFFQRILPLSIRGLLPKEVCEPLTELSNFFKNLCSKSLRLEDLDQLEEQIPRTLCKLETIFPPAFFDVMIHLPIHLAKEAKIAGPVHYRWMYPIERYLRTLKKYVRNKARPEGSIAEGYILDECSTFCARYLNSVETKFNKAPRNDDGGISNHGLSIFGKFGRPKGAYILYELSFEEYDQARMYVLQNCDEVWPFIEEHKTEISMLNRRNALERHYKAFHTWFYHRVSKLHADGHATDELLSLATCPLRTTRRYSTFIINGFRFHTKDRATERRSQNSGVLVKGDDSSPEKEYYGVLKDVFELSYVGGRKVFLFRCHWWDVGRLGRGYKIDKYGYTSVNVNGSLNSSEPFVLAFQAEQVFYIEDNVDNEWLVVVKTTPRDLYSMPPAKEGNSTDFENSSEEEEEDAYQQQDFEQNMYPMEHEDMMPILSRNDVEPETFNVNIDLNVSTNDGSKDVIDDNIDDELDDELDDDHFEIEFDDESNSNN encoded by the exons atgtcaaaaaaaaCTGCAAAGGACATGAGATGGCATGAGCATGGGCGTGTTGATGATGGGATATTAAGACATCCAGCAGATTCTAGTGCTTGGAAATCGTTTGATGAGCAACACAAGTCTTTTTCTAAGGATCCAACGAACGTACGACTTGGTTTAGCAAGTGATGGGTTCAATCCTTATGGGAACATGAGCACTTCATACAGTATTTGGCCAGTCGTGCTAGTTCCATATAACTTACCTCCTTGGTTATGCATGAAGCAACCTTACTTCATGATGACACTTCTCATTCCGGGACGTAAATGTCCTGAAAATGACATCGATGTCTACTTACAGCCTTTGATCAAAGAGTTATTGGAGCTTTGGGAGGTTGGGGTTCATACATATGATGCATATGCACAACAAAATTTTCAGTTACGTACTGCTGTAATATGGACCATTAATGATTTTTCGGCATATGGTAACTTATATGGATGGGTGACTAAAGGAAAACTAGCTTGTCCATGTTTCCATAAAGACACAAGCTATCTTTCAATCAGAAGCAAGCTGTGTTATATGGGCCATCGTCGTTTCTTGCCAATTGATCATCCTTGGAGACGTAATAAGGGATCATTCAATGGAGAAATTGAGGATCAGCTTGCACCTCAAATGTTGACAGGAGATGGAGTATTAGACCAATTACGTTTCTTTAAAGGTGTTATATTTGGTAAAGGCCGAAAAAGAAAGCGCACTGACTATGATAATGTATACAAttggaaaaagaagagcattttcTTTCAACTTCCTTATTGgaaaacccttcaattacgtCATAATCTTGACGTTATGCATATTGAGCGTAATGTTTCGGATAATGTGCTTGGAACTTTGATGAACATGGCAGGAAAGACAAAAGATACAATTAAGAGCCGTTATGATTTAGTAGACATGGGCCTCAGAGAAACTCTTCATCCTCGTGTTGAAGGAAATAAGATAATATTGCCTGCAGCGTGCTATGCCTTACCTCCAAGAGCAAAGAtcaaattttgtaattttttggcAAATCTAAGAGTTCCAGATGGTTTTTCGTCAAATATATCAAGATGTGTGAATGTTGGTGAGAAGAAGATTCATGGTTTAAAGTGTCATGACCATCATGTATTTTTTCAACGAATACTTCCACTTTCTATTAGGGGGTTACTTCCAAAAGAGGTGTGTGAGCCATTGACTGAGTTAAGCAACTTTTTCAAGAACTTATGTTCAAAGTCATTACGGCTTGAAGATTTAGACCAACTCGAAGAGCAGATTCCTAGGACATTATGCAAGTTAGAAACAATATTTCCACCAGCCTTTTTTGATGTGATGATCCACTTACCAATTCACTTGGCAAAAGAGGCTAAAATTGCTGGGCCTGTGCACTATAGATGGATGTATCCAATTGAAAG GTATCTACGCACACTTAAGAAATATGTTCGCAATAAAGCTCGTCCAGAAGGATCAATCGCAGAAGGATACATATTGGACGAATGCTCTACGTTTTGTGCAAGGTACCTTAATAGTGtggaaacaaaatttaataaggcaccaagaaatgatgaTGGTGGTATCTCGAATCATGGCTTGtcaatttttggaaaatttggtCGTCCGAAAGGAGCTTACATATTGTATGAGTTAAGTTTCGAAGAATATGATCAAGCTCGTATGTATGTGCTCCAAAATTGTGATGAAGTGTGGCCTTTTATCGA GGagcataaaactgaaatttcaaTGCTAAACCGAAGAAATGCATTGGAAAGGCATTACAAAGCCTTTCACACCTGGTTTTACCATCGT GTATCAAAGCTACATGCAGATGGACATGCAACAGATGAGCTCCTTAGTTTGGCTACTTGTCCTTTAAGAACGACACGTCGATATTCCACATTCATTATTAATGGTTTTCGATTTCATACCAAAGATCGTGCCACGGAGAGAAGAAGTCAAAATAGTGGAGTTTTAGTGAAAGGAGATGATTCTTCCCCAGAAAAAGAGTATTATGGCGTTTTAAAAGATGTTTTTGAACTATCTTATGTAGGAGGACGAAAAGTGTTTCTATTTAGGTGTCATTGGTGGGATGTGGGGCGACTTGGAAGAGGTTATAAGATCGATAAATATGGCTACACAAGTGTCAATGTGAATGGGTCTTTAAACAGTAGTGAGCCTTTTGTGCTAGCCTTTCAAGCTGAGCAAGTATTTTACATAGAAGATAATGTCGATAATGAATGGCTTGTTGTGGTTAAAACCACTCCTCGTGATCTTTATAGTATGCCACCTGCAAAGGAAGGAAATTCAACTGATTTTGAAAATtcatcagaagaagaagaagaagatgcttACCAACAACAAGACTTTGAGCAAAACATGTATCCCATGGAACATGAAGACATGATGCCTATCCTTTCAAGGAATGATGTTGAGCCTGAGACTTTTAATGTCAATATAGACTTAAATGTCTCTACCAATGATGGATCAAAGGACGTTATTGATGACAATATAGATGATGAACTAGACGATGAACTAGATGATGATCACTTTGAGATTGAATTTGATGACGAGTCCAACTCTAATAATTAG
- the LOC120004446 gene encoding uncharacterized protein LOC120004446 isoform X2, which translates to MVRTRGASVVRVTRGERVRWSPRRVNNRDVSTNENENEGAGDQVVQDETSQRITRRERVRWSPRRINNRDVTTIENEGAGDQVVQDETNQRASIQVQDETQCPQTQPEPLTPSSAASASNDAIKKVVRGKYKCLNLDLKTKGGKLEIVMPDDIQRAVGKNSRDVVNFCGYIVRSMAPLFVEKEGKMMDARWEDIVGTIGELMWTQVKEKFIVAEGKQYKFQAFVIDTMRRLYRIWKHRLHDTYKRFQTDEERLENVPSDVKSEDWKLLIEYFRSEKFQRDPISGKRPPPDEIWLRQHTKKSKEGELQWSDPISKEVHEKLHDLVVQQEETPPESQLTNDEMLLQVLGQKSGYFRGKGAGTRPPTKRTRYLENMQEEVQRAVDSARESMIESLRADVSNELKAEIRKTVEMELKNDLTEQIQSQFNAMFQARMAAFFGSSSQSDTSMPTRPANPR; encoded by the exons ATGGTACGTACTCGAGGAGCAAGTGTCGTACGAGTTACACGAGGTGAACGTGTAAGATGGTCTCCGAGGAGAGTTAATAATAGAGACGTATccacaaatgaaaatgaaaatgaaggagCTGGAGATCAAGTAGTGCAAGATGAGACAAGTCAAAGAATTACACGACGTGAACGTGTAAGATGGTCTCCGAGGAGAATTAATAATAGAGATGTAACCACAATTGAAAATGAAGGAGCTGGAGATCAAGTAGTGCAAGATGAGACGAATCAAAGAGCTTCAATTCAAGTGCAAGATGAGACACAATGTCCCCAAACACAACCTGAGCCATTGACTCCTAGTAGTGCTG CTTCCGCCTCTAATGATGCCATTAAAAAGGTTGTACGAGGCAAATATAAATGTTTGAATTTAGATTTGAAAACCAAAGGTGGAAAATTAGAAATTGTAATGCCTGATGACATTCAAAGAGCTGTTGGGAAAAATTCAAGAGATGTTGTCAATTTTTGTGGTTATATTGTTAGAAGCATGGCACCTTTGTTTGTGGAGAAAGAGGGAAAAATGATGGATGCCAGATGGGAGGACATTGTAGGGACCATAGGGGAACTAATGTGGACCCAAGTGAAG GAGAAGTTTATAGTGGCTGAAGGCAAGCAATACAAATTTCAAGCATTTGTTATAGATACCATGCGACGCTTGTATAGAATTTGGAAGCACAGATTACATGATACTTATAAAAGGTTTCAGACAGATGAAGAAAGGCTGGAAAATGTTCCTAGTGATGTAAAGAGCGAAGATTGGAAGCTTTTGATCGAGTACTTCAGATCAGAGAAGTTTCAG AGAGATCCGATCTCTGGAAAAAGGCCACCACCAGATGAGATTTGGCTTAGACAACATACGAAGAAAAGTAAAGAAGGGGAATTACAGTGGTCTGATCCAATCTCCAAAGAAGTCCAT GAAAAACTTCATGATCTTGTCGTTCAACAAGAAGAAACACCTCCTGAATCTCAACTTACAAATGATGAGATGTTGCTGCAAGTTCTTGGTCAAAAATCTGGTTATTTTCGAGGTAAAGGTGCTGGAACAAGACCACcaacaaaaagaacaagatATCTCGAAAACATGCAAGAAGAAGTGCAACGGGCTGTTGACTCGGCTAGGGAATCCATGATTGAAAGTTTACGGGCTGATGTCAGTAACGAACTCAAAGCTGAAATCAGGAAAACTGTGGAAATGGAGCTGAAGAATGATCTTACGGAGCAAATTCAAAGCCAATTTAATGCTATGTTCCAAGCACGAATGGCTGCCTTTTTTGGCTCTTCATCACAATCAGATACTTCAATGCCGACAAGACCTGCAAACCCTC GTTAA
- the LOC120004446 gene encoding uncharacterized protein LOC120004446 isoform X1, with protein MVRTRGASVVRVTRGERVRWSPRRVNNRDVSTNENENEGAGDQVVQDETSQRITRRERVRWSPRRINNRDVTTIENEGAGDQVVQDETNQRASIQVQDETQCPQTQPEPLTPSSAASASNDAIKKVVRGKYKCLNLDLKTKGGKLEIVMPDDIQRAVGKNSRDVVNFCGYIVRSMAPLFVEKEGKMMDARWEDIVGTIGELMWTQVKEKFIVAEGKQYKFQAFVIDTMRRLYRIWKHRLHDTYKRFQTDEERLENVPSDVKSEDWKLLIEYFRSEKFQKISQRNTANRAKLVTKYTCGTRSFAEVEESMRDPISGKRPPPDEIWLRQHTKKSKEGELQWSDPISKEVHEKLHDLVVQQEETPPESQLTNDEMLLQVLGQKSGYFRGKGAGTRPPTKRTRYLENMQEEVQRAVDSARESMIESLRADVSNELKAEIRKTVEMELKNDLTEQIQSQFNAMFQARMAAFFGSSSQSDTSMPTRPANPR; from the exons ATGGTACGTACTCGAGGAGCAAGTGTCGTACGAGTTACACGAGGTGAACGTGTAAGATGGTCTCCGAGGAGAGTTAATAATAGAGACGTATccacaaatgaaaatgaaaatgaaggagCTGGAGATCAAGTAGTGCAAGATGAGACAAGTCAAAGAATTACACGACGTGAACGTGTAAGATGGTCTCCGAGGAGAATTAATAATAGAGATGTAACCACAATTGAAAATGAAGGAGCTGGAGATCAAGTAGTGCAAGATGAGACGAATCAAAGAGCTTCAATTCAAGTGCAAGATGAGACACAATGTCCCCAAACACAACCTGAGCCATTGACTCCTAGTAGTGCTG CTTCCGCCTCTAATGATGCCATTAAAAAGGTTGTACGAGGCAAATATAAATGTTTGAATTTAGATTTGAAAACCAAAGGTGGAAAATTAGAAATTGTAATGCCTGATGACATTCAAAGAGCTGTTGGGAAAAATTCAAGAGATGTTGTCAATTTTTGTGGTTATATTGTTAGAAGCATGGCACCTTTGTTTGTGGAGAAAGAGGGAAAAATGATGGATGCCAGATGGGAGGACATTGTAGGGACCATAGGGGAACTAATGTGGACCCAAGTGAAG GAGAAGTTTATAGTGGCTGAAGGCAAGCAATACAAATTTCAAGCATTTGTTATAGATACCATGCGACGCTTGTATAGAATTTGGAAGCACAGATTACATGATACTTATAAAAGGTTTCAGACAGATGAAGAAAGGCTGGAAAATGTTCCTAGTGATGTAAAGAGCGAAGATTGGAAGCTTTTGATCGAGTACTTCAGATCAGAGAAGTTTCAG AAAATTAGCCAAAGAAATACAGCAAATAGAGCTAAGCTTGTGACTAAATATACTTGTGGTACAAGATCATTCGCCGAAGTTGAGGAGTCAATG AGAGATCCGATCTCTGGAAAAAGGCCACCACCAGATGAGATTTGGCTTAGACAACATACGAAGAAAAGTAAAGAAGGGGAATTACAGTGGTCTGATCCAATCTCCAAAGAAGTCCAT GAAAAACTTCATGATCTTGTCGTTCAACAAGAAGAAACACCTCCTGAATCTCAACTTACAAATGATGAGATGTTGCTGCAAGTTCTTGGTCAAAAATCTGGTTATTTTCGAGGTAAAGGTGCTGGAACAAGACCACcaacaaaaagaacaagatATCTCGAAAACATGCAAGAAGAAGTGCAACGGGCTGTTGACTCGGCTAGGGAATCCATGATTGAAAGTTTACGGGCTGATGTCAGTAACGAACTCAAAGCTGAAATCAGGAAAACTGTGGAAATGGAGCTGAAGAATGATCTTACGGAGCAAATTCAAAGCCAATTTAATGCTATGTTCCAAGCACGAATGGCTGCCTTTTTTGGCTCTTCATCACAATCAGATACTTCAATGCCGACAAGACCTGCAAACCCTC GTTAA